Proteins from one Natrinema salinisoli genomic window:
- a CDS encoding DUF5518 domain-containing protein, giving the protein MASDTPPGTTVDTPSTDKSGSSTAINALIGAAAGVILSFVPFSTLLGGAIAGYLEGGETGDGLRVGAIAGVIMLIPMVLMGMFFMMFFVGFGTGGAPLAFGMMAIFMLMLGALYTVGLSAAGGYLGIYLKHEL; this is encoded by the coding sequence ATGGCCTCTGATACACCTCCCGGTACGACGGTCGATACGCCATCCACTGATAAGAGTGGGTCCAGTACCGCGATCAATGCATTGATCGGAGCGGCTGCCGGTGTCATCCTCTCGTTCGTTCCGTTTTCTACGTTGCTCGGTGGGGCGATTGCAGGCTACCTCGAGGGCGGTGAAACAGGTGATGGACTGAGAGTCGGGGCTATCGCAGGGGTCATCATGCTCATTCCGATGGTACTCATGGGGATGTTCTTCATGATGTTCTTCGTTGGCTTCGGGACTGGTGGTGCTCCCCTCGCATTCGGTATGATGGCGATCTTTATGCTGATGTTGGGTGCCCTGTATACCGTCGGTTTGAGTGCTGCTGGTGGGTACCTTGGTATCTACCTCAAACACGAACTCTAA